The sequence AGCCAAATACCTTTTCCATCACTTTATCAACAGTAATAAAATCAGCTCCATCTCTTAGTAATAGAGAAAATCCTGCAAAATAAGGAAAGAGAACGCGGTTTACAAAGAAGCCGGGACAATCATTAACAATAATCGGTGTTTTTCCCATTTTGCTGGCGTAACTGACTATACGATTAATCGTTTCTTCACTCGTTTTTTCGCCTTTAATGATTTCAACTAACGGCATTCGATGAACAGGATTAAAGAAGTGCATCCCACAGAAATTTTCAGGACGTTTTAAGGATTTCGCAAGTAATGAAATAGGGATGGTTGATGTATTGGAAGCAAGGATTGCGTTATCTGTTAATTGTGATTCTGTTTCTGCTAGTACAGTTGCTTTGACTTTTGGATTTTCAACAACCGCTTCGACAACAACATCCGTCCCACTGACAGAAGCGTAATTCAAGGTTGGTTGAATAGAGGCGAGTGTTTTCGCCATATCTACGGCACTCATTCGGCCTTTTTCTTGGCGTTTTTGCAGTAGGCTTAACGCTTCATTCATACCCAGCTCAAGGGCTTTCTGGTTAATATCCTTCATGACAACAGGAATACCTTTTAAGGCAGACTGGTAGGATATGCCACCTCCCATGATCCCTGCACCCAATACAGCCGCCTGTTTAGGCAATTCGGCATGACGTTTTTTTGTGATATTTTTGACGTACTGATCATTAAGGAAAATACCGACTAAGGCTTTTGCAACATCAGTGCGTGTCAGTTTAACAAAATTTTCAGTTTCGAGAGCCAGTGCTTCATCTCTATTTAGGAAGGCTGATTTTTCAATCGTTTTTACGGCAGTGATAGGTGCTGGATAGTGAGGACCTGCTACTTTCATCACCATACCTTTAGCCACATTGAAAGACATTTTATGCTCAAGCTCTGTCAGTCTTAATGGTGCTAATTTGGGACGACGTGCCGCTTTCCAATCAATTTTACCTTCAATTGCTTGTTCGATTAATGAAATAGCACTCTCTTTTAAATTTTCTAGAGGAACAATTGCTTGGATTAATCCATTTTGAAGAGCTGTTTGAGCATTAACATCTTTGCCCGCAGTAATAATTTCTAATGCGTTATCAACACCTATCAAACGAGGAAGACGCACTGAACCGCCAAAGCCTGGCATGATCCCAAGTTTTGTTTCTGGTAAACCGATACGTAAATCAGGAGAAGCAATACGAAAATCGGTAGCAAGTACGCACTCACAACCACCGCCTAGCGCATAGCCATTGATAGCCGAAACGGTAGGAACAGGCAAATCTTCAAGTCGGCTAAAAATCTGATTAGAGAAATGTAGCCACTGAGTTAATTCTTCTTCAGGGGCATCAAAAAGGGATAAAAACTCGGTAATATCAGCACCGACAATAAAAGCTGGTTTTTCGGAACGCAAGATAACACCTTTTAGGTCTGGTGTTGCTTCTAATACGGTTAAAGCTTCACTTAGCATTGCAACCGTTTTGGTATCTAATTTATTAATAGAACCTTTGGCGTTAAAAATGAGTTCAACAATACCTTGTTTCACCCAATCGGCTTGAATATTTTCGCTTTGATAGAGCATTTGTATTCTCCCTAAATGTATAGACTGGTATGACCAGATAATAAGAGTGTGAATACTATGTTAAATAAATGCAAATATTTGATTAAGAAACTGCAAGGGTGATCACAGTGAAATTATTCAACTTATTGAATTCTATATTGTTGCTCAGTTTGATAAAAAGAGAGGAGATAAATCGGCAATAATCTATTTTGTTATGGGGTTAGCCACTAAAAGAGTTGGCGTGTTAAGCTGAATCATCAATAATGAATAAGATAAGGTAATTAATAATGGAAAAATTGCTCTCTCTGTACCAAGAACATATCAAAACTTTACAAAATCGTACGCGTGATGCT comes from Proteus vulgaris and encodes:
- the fadB gene encoding fatty acid oxidation complex subunit alpha FadB, with amino-acid sequence MLYQSENIQADWVKQGIVELIFNAKGSINKLDTKTVAMLSEALTVLEATPDLKGVILRSEKPAFIVGADITEFLSLFDAPEEELTQWLHFSNQIFSRLEDLPVPTVSAINGYALGGGCECVLATDFRIASPDLRIGLPETKLGIMPGFGGSVRLPRLIGVDNALEIITAGKDVNAQTALQNGLIQAIVPLENLKESAISLIEQAIEGKIDWKAARRPKLAPLRLTELEHKMSFNVAKGMVMKVAGPHYPAPITAVKTIEKSAFLNRDEALALETENFVKLTRTDVAKALVGIFLNDQYVKNITKKRHAELPKQAAVLGAGIMGGGISYQSALKGIPVVMKDINQKALELGMNEALSLLQKRQEKGRMSAVDMAKTLASIQPTLNYASVSGTDVVVEAVVENPKVKATVLAETESQLTDNAILASNTSTIPISLLAKSLKRPENFCGMHFFNPVHRMPLVEIIKGEKTSEETINRIVSYASKMGKTPIIVNDCPGFFVNRVLFPYFAGFSLLLRDGADFITVDKVMEKVFGWPMGPAYLLDVVGIDTANHAQAVMAQGFPDRMGAIERDAIALLYEQQRYGQKNNHGFYNYSVDKRGKKQKSVDDQIQMLIQQNAGKTQEFSQDAIIARMMIPMINEVIRCLDEGIIASPAEADIALVYGLGFPPFRGGVFRYLDTIGLAQFVADAQQYASLGPLYQIPESLKQKAQRNETYYPKPAKVDVNIRELA